From the Paenibacillus sp. genome, one window contains:
- the phnD gene encoding phosphate/phosphite/phosphonate ABC transporter substrate-binding protein, whose product MKKAKRIILAAAAAMLLFAAVGCGRPAASEPFQIAVIPVQTEGQLGEAMNKLQTILSDALGREVTIQDYPDYNGVVEAMNFGQVDMAFFGPLTYVIANHKSGAEAIVVQLVEDKPTYFSYIITHKDHPWNSLDELFADPSAVTFAFGDPNSTSGSLVPGVELKARGVLVSETESKLKEVRYTGSHDVTALAVQNKQVDAGAIDSAIYENLVEQGTIDGSQLKVIWRSEPLFQYPWAVKKGTDPELIKLLQDTFVSITDETILSGFGISGFAPTTDADYESIRTVAEKEGRLE is encoded by the coding sequence ATGAAAAAAGCGAAACGCATCATTTTGGCAGCGGCGGCGGCGATGCTGCTGTTCGCAGCCGTCGGCTGCGGCCGACCGGCGGCAAGCGAGCCGTTCCAAATCGCAGTCATTCCGGTGCAAACCGAAGGGCAGCTCGGTGAAGCGATGAATAAGCTGCAGACGATTTTGTCCGATGCGCTGGGCCGCGAAGTGACGATTCAAGATTACCCCGATTACAACGGCGTCGTCGAGGCGATGAACTTCGGCCAAGTCGACATGGCGTTCTTCGGGCCGCTCACGTACGTTATCGCAAATCACAAAAGCGGCGCGGAAGCGATCGTCGTTCAGCTCGTCGAGGATAAACCGACGTACTTTTCCTATATTATTACTCATAAAGATCACCCTTGGAATTCGTTGGACGAGCTGTTCGCCGACCCGTCGGCGGTCACGTTCGCGTTCGGCGACCCGAACTCCACGTCCGGCTCGCTCGTTCCGGGCGTCGAACTGAAGGCGCGCGGCGTGCTCGTTTCCGAAACGGAATCGAAGCTGAAGGAAGTCCGTTACACGGGTTCGCACGACGTCACCGCGCTTGCGGTGCAGAATAAGCAGGTGGACGCGGGCGCGATCGACAGCGCGATCTATGAAAACTTGGTCGAGCAAGGCACGATCGACGGCAGCCAGCTTAAGGTCATCTGGCGGTCGGAGCCTCTGTTCCAGTATCCTTGGGCGGTCAAAAAGGGCACCGATCCGGAGCTGATCAAGCTGCTGCAGGATACGTTCGTTTCCATTACAGATGAAACGATTTTGTCGGGCTTCGGCATTTCCGGCTTCGCGCCGACGACCGACGCCGACTACGAGTCGATCCGCACCGTAGCCGAGAAAGAAGGACGACTCGAATAA
- a CDS encoding LysR family transcriptional regulator, which produces MQLRRLQSFVRIVDRRSFTEAAAALGLTTSALSKQIKALEEEVGAPLFRRSGSVEPTAVGRLVYERGKKLLKDWDALVSECRSLAGSPAGKLRIGASTVPASYLLPPIMKRLVELHPHVELSVVEDGSEAVLHRLESRQIDVAFVGSRPPSPALQYVTVASDTLAIVAAEPVAARRGAPGSASLRDWVGLPFILREPGSGTRQALEQALERHGISVSDLKVAAVSSSTESAMALAEAGIGVTAVSRWALALPRSVTVVAELPTDRRFYAAFEAGRERDPLVRMFLDAAAAIYP; this is translated from the coding sequence ATGCAGCTGAGAAGATTGCAATCGTTCGTGAGAATCGTGGACCGGCGCAGCTTTACGGAAGCGGCGGCGGCGCTCGGTCTGACGACGTCGGCGCTGAGCAAGCAAATCAAGGCGCTGGAGGAGGAAGTGGGGGCGCCGCTCTTCCGCAGGTCCGGCAGCGTGGAACCGACCGCCGTCGGCCGCCTCGTCTACGAGCGCGGGAAGAAGCTGCTGAAGGACTGGGACGCGCTCGTCAGCGAATGCCGTTCGCTCGCGGGGTCGCCGGCGGGGAAGCTTCGCATCGGGGCCTCTACCGTGCCTGCCTCGTATTTGCTGCCGCCGATCATGAAGCGGCTCGTCGAGCTTCACCCGCACGTCGAGCTATCGGTCGTCGAAGACGGCTCCGAAGCGGTGCTTCATCGCTTGGAATCGCGGCAGATCGACGTCGCGTTCGTCGGCTCTCGGCCGCCCTCCCCCGCGCTGCAGTACGTCACCGTCGCATCGGATACGCTCGCGATCGTCGCCGCGGAGCCGGTAGCCGCGCGGCGCGGCGCTCCCGGCTCGGCTTCGCTTCGCGATTGGGTCGGCCTGCCGTTCATTCTCCGGGAGCCCGGTTCCGGTACGCGCCAAGCGCTGGAGCAAGCGCTGGAGCGGCACGGCATTTCCGTCTCCGATTTGAAGGTCGCCGCCGTATCGTCTTCGACCGAGTCGGCGATGGCGCTCGCCGAAGCCGGCATCGGCGTCACCGCCGTATCCCGCTGGGCGCTCGCGCTGCCTCGCAGCGTGACGGTCGTCGCCGAGCTGCCGACCGACCGGCGCTTTTACGCCGCCTTCGAGGCGGGGCGAGAGCGCGATCCGCTCGTCCGCATGTTCCTCGACGCCGCGGCCGCTATATATCCATAG
- a CDS encoding bifunctional 2',3'-cyclic-nucleotide 2'-phosphodiesterase/3'-nucleotidase, which yields MRKSVWKQGMLAATVAFNVLGAPAWAQAAEGDAIVKLRVLETTDLHVNMVNYDYFADKPTDEYGFAKTATLIRKAREEAKNSLLFDNGDLIQGNPLGDYVAKVDPLEEGETHPVYKAMNLFDYDAGNIGNHEFNFGLDFLQKSLAGSEFPYVNANVYVDDGDDDESNDKHYFTPYLILDREVVDESGATHTLKVGVIGFVPPQIMAWDKAHLEGKVVAKDIIDTAKALVPKMKAGGADIVIAIPHSGFETVPQSENMENATYYLSEVPDIDVILFGHSHRNFPDPAFEGVPGVDLEKGTINGVAAAMPGFWGNRLGVVDLELQLADGKWSVVETKVELRNIYDAATKTPLVEADQAVIEAVYEEHQDTIEYVRGPVGETTAPINSFFALLQDDPSIQIVNDAQTAYIAKALQGTEYEGLPVLSAGAPFKAGGRQGPTYYTNIPAGSLAIKNVADLYLYSNTVHAVLLTGAEVKEWLEWSAGQFNTIDPKSAAPQPLVNAAFPTYNFDVIDGVTYEIDVTKPPRYDASGKEIINPDSNRIVNLQYNGKPIDPEQKFVVATNNYRASSSALANPGGDRIIVKAPDENRQAVIDYIRDNGTINPSADGNWKLANTLGRANVTFLTSPDAAAFAASMDTLEYVGATADGYAEYRIVQSSTGDTAPSAPKPETVEPAQQSIYIVKPGDNLSKIAKLYGVTWQQLAKHNKLKNPNLIYPNQRIAIPSK from the coding sequence ATGCGCAAATCAGTGTGGAAACAAGGAATGCTCGCCGCGACGGTAGCCTTCAACGTGTTGGGGGCGCCGGCATGGGCTCAGGCGGCCGAAGGCGACGCGATCGTGAAGCTGCGGGTGCTCGAGACGACCGACCTGCATGTCAACATGGTCAATTACGACTACTTCGCGGACAAGCCTACGGACGAATACGGGTTTGCCAAAACGGCGACATTGATCCGCAAGGCGCGAGAAGAAGCGAAAAACAGTCTGTTGTTCGACAACGGCGACTTGATTCAGGGCAATCCGCTCGGGGACTACGTCGCGAAGGTCGATCCGCTCGAAGAAGGCGAGACGCATCCCGTATATAAAGCTATGAATCTCTTCGATTACGACGCCGGCAACATCGGTAACCACGAATTCAATTTCGGACTCGATTTCCTGCAGAAGTCTCTGGCAGGCTCCGAATTCCCGTACGTCAACGCGAACGTTTACGTCGACGACGGCGACGACGACGAGTCGAACGACAAGCACTACTTTACGCCTTATCTAATATTGGACCGCGAGGTCGTCGACGAATCCGGCGCAACGCACACGCTGAAGGTCGGCGTCATCGGCTTCGTTCCGCCTCAAATCATGGCGTGGGACAAGGCGCATTTGGAAGGCAAAGTGGTCGCGAAAGACATCATCGACACGGCGAAGGCGCTCGTGCCGAAAATGAAAGCGGGAGGCGCCGACATCGTCATCGCGATCCCGCACTCCGGCTTCGAAACGGTGCCGCAATCCGAAAACATGGAGAACGCGACGTATTACTTAAGCGAGGTGCCGGACATCGACGTCATCCTGTTCGGGCATTCGCACCGGAACTTTCCGGATCCGGCATTCGAAGGCGTCCCCGGCGTCGATCTCGAGAAGGGGACGATCAACGGAGTGGCGGCGGCGATGCCGGGCTTCTGGGGCAACCGCCTAGGCGTCGTCGATTTGGAGCTGCAGCTCGCGGACGGCAAGTGGTCCGTCGTAGAGACGAAGGTAGAGCTGCGCAACATTTACGACGCCGCGACGAAGACGCCGCTCGTGGAGGCCGATCAGGCCGTGATCGAAGCGGTGTACGAAGAGCACCAAGATACGATCGAGTACGTGCGGGGTCCGGTCGGCGAAACGACCGCGCCGATCAACAGCTTTTTCGCGCTGCTGCAAGACGACCCGTCGATCCAAATCGTGAACGACGCGCAAACCGCGTATATCGCAAAGGCGCTGCAGGGCACGGAATACGAAGGGCTCCCGGTACTGTCCGCGGGTGCGCCGTTCAAGGCGGGCGGCCGCCAAGGCCCGACGTATTACACGAACATTCCGGCGGGCTCGCTCGCGATTAAGAACGTGGCCGACCTCTACCTGTACTCGAACACGGTACACGCGGTGCTGCTCACCGGCGCCGAAGTGAAAGAATGGCTCGAATGGTCGGCCGGGCAATTCAATACGATCGACCCGAAGTCGGCGGCGCCCCAGCCGCTCGTCAACGCAGCGTTCCCGACGTACAACTTCGACGTCATCGACGGGGTCACGTACGAAATCGACGTTACGAAGCCGCCGCGCTACGACGCGAGCGGGAAAGAAATCATCAACCCCGATTCGAACCGCATCGTAAACTTGCAGTATAACGGCAAGCCGATCGATCCGGAGCAGAAGTTCGTTGTGGCGACGAACAATTACCGAGCTTCGTCCAGCGCGCTCGCGAACCCGGGGGGCGATCGCATCATCGTGAAGGCGCCGGACGAGAACCGTCAAGCGGTCATCGACTACATTCGCGACAACGGCACGATCAATCCGTCCGCTGACGGCAATTGGAAGCTGGCGAACACGCTCGGTCGCGCGAACGTGACGTTCTTGACGTCGCCGGACGCGGCTGCGTTCGCGGCTTCGATGGATACGCTCGAATACGTCGGCGCTACGGCGGACGGATACGCGGAGTACCGCATCGTTCAGTCGTCGACCGGCGATACG